From the genome of Nitrospirota bacterium, one region includes:
- the rpoC gene encoding DNA-directed RNA polymerase subunit beta' — protein sequence MEDIYALFQKPKNPKDFDAIRIKLASPEKIREWSYGEVKKPETINYRTFKPERDGLFCAKIFGPVKDWECLCGKYKRMKHRGVICDKCGVEVIQSKVRRERMGHIELATPVAHVWLLRGVPSRIGTLLDMTIRQLEKVLYFEEYVVIDAGDTPLKEKELLSEDEYKKKLAEYGSRFKAGMGAEAIRELLRKVDLDLLAKELKEKIDSVSSLGVKRRLSKRIKTVEAFLRSENRPEWMILDIIPVLPPDLRPLVPLDGGRFATSDLNDLYRRVINRNNRLKRLMELKAPSVIIKNEKRMLQEAVDALFDNSKRSKVLKAGGKRALKSLSDMIKGKQGRFRQNLLGKRVDYSGRSVIVVGPELKMNQCGLPKRMALELFKPFVFNKLEEKGYATTIKQAKRLVEKERPEVWDALEDVITEHPVLLNRAPTLHRLGIQAFDPMLVEGKAIKLHPLVCTAFNADFDGDQMAVHVPLSIEAQIEARVLMLSINNLLSPANGKPIVVPTQDMVLGIYYLTKQKRGARGEGKAFADPDDVRIAYDAGVVDEHAMIKVRMDGGFVETTAGRMLFSEILPDGIPFSAVNKELTKKEIGKLIEYIHKVSGKRATVVFLNNLERLGFGYATRSGISISIDDMHIPTKKAELIKEAEQEVMEVQRQYADGLITQGERYNKVIDIWANVTEKVADEMMKELGAEEGKELTEDQIKESRSFNSIFMMADSGARGSAAQIRQLAGMRGLMAKPSGEIIETPITANFREGLTPLQYFISTHGARKGLADTALKTANAGYLTRRLVDVAQDVILNEIDCGTREGITVVPLIEGGEIIQALEERIFGRTIAETLKDPVTGDIIANRNVEVDDELAKKVVEAGIDRVKIRSVLTCHSRVGVCAKCYGRDLARGGPIEIGESIGIIAAQSIGEPGTQLTMRTFHIGGAATKVIEQATLEAKNSGFVKFIDVSAVKNKEGVLIVLNRNAMIAVADKSGREKEKYNLVYGARIFVEDGQKIDANQRLVEWDPYSTPILTEIGGKVALGDIVEGATFKEEVDETTGLAHKVVIDYPANMRPRISIKDEHGRTVKIPGTNNPARYLLPAGAHILADKGDAIYPGDILAKIPRETTKTKDITGGLPRVAELFEARKPKEQTIVSEIDGIVEFRGAHKGMRVVVVKGGSESREYLIPKGKHVTVHEGDWVKAGEPLMDGAVNPHSILDILGPKELQSYLVDEVQKVYRLQGVSINDKHIEVIVRQMMRKIRIEDPGDTVFLIGDEVDRMIFAEENERVRDNGGRPAQGRPLLLGITKASLSTESWVSAASFQETTRVLTEAALSGMVDELRGLKENVIMGRIIPAGTGMQPYRDTFIKGDFYAMQLEHAEEAVE from the coding sequence ATAGAAGATATTTATGCCCTTTTCCAGAAGCCGAAGAATCCGAAGGATTTCGACGCGATACGGATCAAGCTGGCGTCGCCGGAGAAGATACGGGAGTGGTCGTACGGTGAAGTGAAGAAGCCCGAGACCATCAACTACCGTACCTTCAAGCCGGAACGGGACGGACTCTTCTGCGCCAAGATCTTCGGCCCCGTAAAGGACTGGGAGTGCCTCTGCGGCAAATACAAGAGGATGAAGCACCGCGGCGTCATCTGCGACAAGTGCGGCGTCGAGGTCATTCAGTCCAAGGTGAGAAGGGAGCGCATGGGGCATATCGAGCTCGCGACTCCCGTCGCCCATGTATGGCTCCTCCGGGGCGTTCCCAGCAGGATAGGGACGCTCCTCGACATGACCATACGCCAGTTGGAGAAGGTGCTCTACTTCGAGGAGTACGTGGTCATCGATGCCGGCGATACGCCGCTCAAGGAGAAGGAGCTGCTCTCCGAGGACGAGTACAAGAAGAAGCTCGCCGAGTACGGCAGCCGTTTCAAGGCGGGAATGGGCGCCGAGGCCATCAGGGAGCTCCTGAGAAAGGTCGATCTCGATCTGCTCGCCAAGGAGCTGAAGGAGAAGATCGATTCGGTCTCCTCCCTGGGCGTCAAGCGGCGGCTCTCGAAGCGGATCAAGACGGTCGAGGCGTTCCTCAGGTCCGAGAACAGGCCGGAGTGGATGATCCTCGATATCATTCCCGTGCTTCCCCCGGACCTGCGGCCCCTCGTTCCCCTCGACGGAGGTCGGTTCGCGACCTCCGATCTCAACGACCTCTACCGCCGCGTCATCAACCGGAACAACCGGCTGAAGCGGCTGATGGAGCTCAAGGCGCCGAGCGTCATCATCAAGAACGAGAAGAGAATGCTCCAGGAGGCGGTCGATGCGCTCTTCGACAACAGCAAGCGCTCCAAGGTCCTGAAGGCCGGCGGCAAGCGCGCGCTCAAATCCCTGAGCGATATGATCAAGGGCAAGCAGGGCCGCTTCAGGCAGAACCTGCTCGGCAAGCGCGTCGATTACTCCGGCCGTTCGGTCATCGTCGTCGGTCCCGAGCTCAAGATGAACCAGTGCGGCCTGCCGAAGCGCATGGCCCTCGAGCTCTTCAAGCCGTTCGTCTTCAACAAGCTCGAGGAGAAAGGCTACGCGACCACCATAAAACAGGCCAAGAGGCTGGTCGAGAAGGAGCGGCCCGAGGTCTGGGATGCGCTCGAGGACGTGATCACCGAGCATCCGGTGCTCCTGAACCGCGCCCCGACCCTCCACCGCCTCGGCATCCAGGCCTTCGACCCCATGCTCGTCGAGGGCAAGGCGATCAAGCTCCACCCGCTGGTCTGCACCGCCTTCAACGCCGACTTCGACGGCGACCAGATGGCGGTGCATGTGCCGCTCTCGATCGAGGCGCAGATCGAGGCGCGGGTGCTGATGCTCTCGATCAACAACCTCCTCTCGCCGGCGAACGGAAAGCCGATCGTCGTGCCGACGCAGGATATGGTCCTGGGCATCTACTACCTCACGAAACAGAAGAGGGGAGCCCGCGGCGAGGGGAAGGCCTTCGCCGACCCCGATGATGTCCGCATCGCCTATGACGCCGGCGTGGTCGATGAGCATGCGATGATCAAGGTGAGGATGGACGGCGGGTTTGTCGAGACCACGGCGGGCCGGATGCTCTTCAGCGAGATACTGCCTGACGGCATCCCCTTCTCCGCGGTCAACAAGGAGCTGACCAAGAAGGAGATCGGGAAGCTCATCGAATATATCCACAAGGTATCGGGAAAGCGGGCGACCGTTGTCTTCCTGAACAACCTCGAACGGCTCGGGTTCGGCTACGCCACGAGGTCCGGCATCTCGATCTCGATCGACGACATGCATATCCCCACCAAGAAGGCGGAGCTGATCAAGGAGGCGGAGCAGGAGGTGATGGAGGTCCAGCGGCAGTATGCCGACGGCCTGATCACCCAGGGCGAGCGGTATAACAAGGTCATCGACATCTGGGCGAACGTGACCGAAAAGGTCGCCGACGAGATGATGAAAGAGCTCGGCGCCGAGGAGGGCAAGGAGCTTACCGAGGACCAGATCAAGGAGAGCAGGTCTTTCAACAGCATCTTCATGATGGCCGATTCGGGCGCACGAGGCAGCGCCGCCCAGATCCGCCAGCTCGCCGGCATGCGAGGCCTTATGGCCAAGCCGTCGGGCGAGATCATCGAGACCCCGATCACGGCCAACTTCAGAGAGGGCCTTACGCCGCTGCAGTACTTCATCTCGACCCACGGTGCGCGCAAGGGTCTGGCCGACACCGCGCTCAAGACCGCTAACGCCGGTTATCTGACCAGGAGGCTGGTCGATGTCGCGCAGGACGTGATCCTCAACGAGATCGATTGCGGGACCCGCGAGGGGATTACCGTTGTCCCGCTCATCGAGGGCGGCGAGATCATTCAAGCCCTGGAGGAGCGGATATTCGGGAGGACCATTGCCGAGACGCTGAAAGATCCGGTGACCGGCGATATCATCGCCAACCGGAACGTCGAGGTCGACGACGAGCTGGCGAAGAAGGTCGTCGAGGCGGGCATCGACCGCGTGAAGATCCGCTCGGTCCTCACCTGCCATTCACGGGTCGGCGTCTGCGCCAAGTGCTACGGAAGAGACCTCGCCCGGGGCGGACCGATCGAGATCGGCGAGTCCATAGGGATCATCGCCGCGCAGTCCATCGGCGAGCCCGGCACGCAGCTGACGATGAGAACCTTCCATATCGGCGGCGCGGCGACGAAGGTGATCGAGCAGGCGACGCTCGAGGCGAAGAACTCGGGCTTCGTCAAGTTCATCGACGTGAGCGCCGTCAAGAACAAGGAGGGCGTGCTCATCGTCCTCAACCGTAACGCGATGATCGCGGTGGCGGACAAGTCGGGCAGGGAGAAGGAGAAGTACAACCTCGTCTACGGCGCGAGGATATTCGTCGAGGACGGCCAGAAGATCGACGCCAACCAGCGGCTGGTCGAATGGGACCCGTACTCCACCCCGATCCTGACCGAGATCGGCGGCAAGGTCGCGCTGGGCGATATCGTCGAGGGCGCTACCTTCAAGGAGGAGGTCGACGAGACCACCGGCCTCGCCCACAAGGTCGTCATCGACTACCCGGCGAACATGAGGCCGAGAATATCGATCAAGGACGAGCACGGGAGGACCGTCAAGATCCCCGGGACGAACAATCCCGCCCGGTACCTGCTTCCCGCAGGCGCTCACATCCTCGCCGACAAGGGGGATGCCATCTATCCCGGCGATATCCTCGCGAAGATACCGCGGGAGACCACCAAGACGAAGGACATCACCGGCGGTCTGCCGAGGGTCGCGGAGCTCTTCGAGGCGCGGAAGCCCAAGGAGCAGACGATCGTCAGCGAGATCGACGGTATCGTCGAGTTCAGGGGCGCCCATAAGGGAATGCGCGTGGTCGTCGTAAAGGGCGGCAGCGAATCGAGGGAGTACCTCATTCCCAAGGGCAAGCATGTCACCGTCCATGAGGGCGACTGGGTAAAGGCCGGAGAGCCGCTGATGGACGGCGCGGTGAACCCCCACAGCATCCTGGATATCCTCGGACCGAAGGAGCTCCAGAGCTATCTCGTCGACGAGGTCCAGAAGGTCTACCGCCTGCAGGGCGTCTCGATCAACGATAAGCATATCGAGGTCATCGTCCGGCAGATGATGCGGAAGATACGCATCGAGGACCCGGGCGATACGGTATTCCTGATCGGCGACGAGGTCGACAGGATGATCTTCGCCGAGGAGAACGAGCGGGTGCGCGACAACGGCGGCAGGCCGGCGCAGGGAAGACCGCTGCTCCTCGGGATCACGAAGGCGTCCCTTTCGACCGAGAGCTGGGTGTCGGCTGCGTCCTTCCAGGAGACGACCCGGGTGCTCACCGAGGCTGCGCTGAGCGGCATGGTGGACGAGCTCAGGGGCCTGAAGGAGAACGTGATCATGGGAAGGATAATCCCCGCGGGAACCGGCATGCAGCCCTACCGCGACACCTTCATCAAGGGAGATTTCTACGCCATGCAGCTCGAGCACGCCGAGGAAGCGGTGGAGTAG
- a CDS encoding Mut7-C RNAse domain-containing protein yields MSDTPRFVADVMLGSLATWLRILGFDTLYCNRIDDRTLLRIAAQEQRILLTRDTGIPSRRGNSTVALIRAEEVFEQLAEVLAFLRQSARLPSLPLPARCPRCNGTLEPASREAVAESVPEHVLLSADSFFRCRECGKVYWEGSHANRIKSKLKEVIAQWGASDGD; encoded by the coding sequence ATGTCTGATACCCCCCGCTTTGTCGCCGATGTCATGCTGGGGAGCCTTGCCACGTGGCTCAGGATCCTCGGGTTCGATACGCTCTATTGCAACCGCATCGATGACCGCACCCTGCTCAGGATCGCCGCGCAGGAGCAGCGTATTCTCCTCACCAGGGATACCGGCATCCCTTCCCGCAGAGGGAACAGTACGGTGGCGCTCATTCGGGCAGAGGAGGTCTTCGAGCAGCTCGCCGAGGTGCTGGCCTTCCTCCGGCAGAGCGCACGGCTGCCCTCGCTGCCCCTGCCCGCGCGCTGTCCCCGCTGCAACGGGACGCTCGAACCCGCCTCCCGGGAGGCTGTTGCAGAGAGCGTGCCGGAGCATGTCCTGCTCTCTGCCGATTCTTTTTTTCGGTGCAGGGAGTGTGGTAAAGTCTACTGGGAAGGATCGCATGCGAACCGCATCAAGAGCAAACTGAAGGAAGTGATCGCGCAGTGGGGAGCCTCAGACGGAGACTGA
- a CDS encoding potassium channel protein, with amino-acid sequence MGSLRRRLIFALMLIVLIIAFGTAGYMGIEGWDFLDALYMTIITLTTVGYREIHALSPQGIAFTIMLIIGGVGTVLYALSTGAKIVLEGELQELFGRRRVEKRIKELKDHYIVCGFGRMGRIICRELKEKKVRFIVVEKQHDIAQESDDLLIIEGDATQDDTLRDAGIERARGLISVLPTDAENLFVVLSARGMNPGLLIVARAGEEGSEQKLLRAGANRVISPYHIGGLRIAHTVLKPAVVDFIEFATKSGNIDLQMEEITIKEGSRLVGLSLDECGIGRELGIIIVGIRRASGEMKFNPTFRTTIKAGDTLIALGEISKLGTLEEMAGMKK; translated from the coding sequence GTGGGGAGCCTCAGACGGAGACTGATATTCGCGCTCATGCTCATCGTGCTGATCATCGCCTTCGGCACTGCCGGGTACATGGGCATAGAGGGCTGGGACTTTCTCGATGCCCTTTACATGACGATAATAACGCTGACGACGGTCGGTTACCGGGAGATCCATGCGCTGTCGCCGCAGGGGATCGCGTTCACGATCATGCTGATCATCGGCGGCGTCGGCACGGTCCTCTACGCCCTGAGTACCGGGGCAAAGATCGTTCTCGAAGGAGAGCTCCAGGAACTGTTCGGGAGGAGAAGAGTGGAAAAGAGGATAAAAGAACTGAAGGACCACTACATCGTCTGCGGGTTCGGCAGGATGGGAAGGATCATCTGCCGCGAGCTCAAGGAGAAGAAGGTGCGGTTCATCGTTGTCGAGAAGCAGCATGACATCGCGCAGGAGAGTGACGATCTGCTCATCATCGAGGGCGATGCAACACAGGACGATACGCTGCGGGATGCGGGCATCGAGCGCGCCAGGGGGCTGATCTCGGTGCTCCCCACCGATGCGGAGAACCTCTTCGTGGTCCTCAGCGCCCGGGGGATGAATCCCGGCCTCCTCATCGTGGCACGGGCAGGGGAGGAGGGATCGGAGCAGAAGCTGCTGAGGGCGGGAGCGAACCGCGTGATCTCGCCCTACCATATCGGCGGCCTGCGCATCGCCCACACGGTGCTGAAGCCCGCGGTCGTCGATTTTATCGAGTTCGCGACGAAGAGCGGCAACATCGACCTGCAGATGGAGGAGATTACGATAAAGGAGGGCTCGCGTCTCGTCGGGCTCAGCCTCGACGAATGCGGCATCGGCAGGGAGCTGGGCATTATCATCGTCGGGATACGGCGCGCCTCTGGTGAAATGAAGTTCAATCCGACCTTCCGCACCACCATCAAAGCAGGGGATACGCTGATCGCGCTCGGCGAGATCTCGAAGCTCGGGACCCTTGAGGAGATGGCGGGCATGAAGAAATAG
- a CDS encoding cytochrome c3 family protein: MFNPLTVVDWLITWFTEKISRKARILLVVFFLLFVLAGGVAAYKVNDYFENDPDACIICHVHDSANQAWSVSEHKSVNCHDCHHSTKLDQVRQLYHFVFLGHKTITPRHGKIIVPRKFCMDCHWERNEKYPSAKLVSSSQYHMRHVVDHDVECTRCHGYVIHKFAADEKVCFRCHEGKEVHGKGMEQLQCFNCHTERRKDLRPDRAKCLVCHGQESTRQELLKGGTLDVRFFQVSEADIRKATKIEVPAGAPMQFDCYRCHKPHQQARADWNDCLKCHSDAPAKGKHEVHIKGMSMKCRDCHKPHGWTVTEEQARRECIRCHEYKDPQRFIGA; this comes from the coding sequence GTGTTCAATCCGTTAACCGTTGTTGATTGGCTGATTACATGGTTCACCGAGAAGATCTCGCGCAAGGCGAGGATTCTCCTCGTAGTGTTCTTCCTGCTGTTCGTGCTCGCCGGCGGCGTCGCCGCCTATAAAGTCAACGACTATTTCGAGAACGACCCGGACGCCTGCATCATCTGCCATGTTCACGACAGTGCGAACCAGGCCTGGTCGGTGAGCGAGCACAAGAGCGTCAATTGCCACGACTGCCACCATTCGACCAAGCTCGACCAGGTCCGGCAGCTCTACCATTTCGTCTTTCTCGGCCACAAGACGATTACGCCCCGCCACGGGAAGATCATCGTCCCCAGGAAATTCTGCATGGACTGCCATTGGGAGCGCAACGAGAAGTATCCTAGCGCCAAGCTGGTGAGCTCCTCCCAATACCATATGCGGCATGTGGTGGACCATGACGTGGAGTGTACGCGGTGCCACGGCTATGTCATCCACAAGTTCGCTGCCGATGAGAAGGTCTGCTTCAGGTGCCATGAGGGGAAAGAGGTCCACGGCAAGGGCATGGAGCAGCTGCAGTGCTTCAATTGCCACACCGAGCGGCGGAAAGACCTCAGGCCCGATCGCGCCAAGTGCCTGGTGTGCCACGGCCAGGAGAGCACGCGTCAGGAGCTCCTGAAGGGCGGCACCCTGGATGTCCGCTTCTTCCAGGTCTCGGAGGCCGACATCAGGAAGGCGACCAAGATAGAGGTTCCTGCCGGCGCCCCGATGCAGTTCGATTGCTACCGGTGCCACAAGCCCCACCAGCAGGCGCGGGCCGACTGGAACGACTGCCTGAAATGCCACAGCGATGCGCCGGCCAAGGGAAAGCACGAGGTCCATATCAAGGGCATGTCGATGAAGTGCAGGGACTGCCATAAGCCTCACGGGTGGACGGTGACCGAGGAGCAGGCACGCCGCGAATGCATACGGTGCCATGAGTACAAAGACCCCCAGCGCTTCATAGGAGCGTAG